Genomic DNA from Pseudomonas fluorescens:
ACATGGACACATGGCTGTGGCGCGCGTGATCGCGAATCGCTTCAACGGTTTTTTCACCGATGCCCCGTGTTGGCACGTTGATCACCCGTTCCAGGGCCGCGTCGTTGCCGCGTCCTTCGATCAGGCGCAGGTAGGCCATGGCGTTCTTGATTTCAGCACGCTCGAAGAAGCGCTGGCCGCCGTAGATACGGTACGGGATCCGTTCGCGCAACAAGGCTTCTTCCAATACCCGCGACTGGGCGTTGGAACGGTACAGGATGGCGATGTCGCTGCGGGCGAGGCCGGTTTTCAGCGCGCTTTCGATGGTTTCCACCACGTAGCGGGCTTCATCGTGTTCGTTGAAGGCGGCGTAGAGATTGATCGCTTCGCCTTCGCCGCCATCGGTCCACAATTCCTTGCCCAGACGCCCGGTATTGTTGGCGATCAGGGCGTTGGCGGCCTTGAGGATGCCGGCGGTGGAGCGGTAATTCTGTTCCAGACGGATGACTTCGGCGTCCGGGAAGTCCGCCGAGTACTGGTGAATGTTTTCGATCTTGGCGCCGCGCCAGCCGTAGATCGACTGGTCATCGTCACCCACCACCATCAGGCTGTCGCCGCCCTTGGCGAGCAGGCGCAACCAGGCGTATTGCACGGCGTTGGTGTCTTGGAATTCGTCCACCAGTACATGCCGGAAGCGCTTCTGATAGTGAGCCAGCAGACCTGGGTGATCGCGCCACAGGTCCAGCGCCCGTAGCAGCAGCTCGGAAAAATCGATCACCCCGGCACGCTGGCACGCCGCCTCGTAGGCCTCATAGATGCTGCGCATGGTCGCCAGGAACAAGTCGCCGCTGGCCTGGATGTGCTGCGGGCGCAGGCCTTCGTCTTTCTGGCCGTTGATGAACCACTGGGCCTGACGGGCCGGCCAGCGCTGCTCGTCCAGGCCCAGTTCGCGGATTACCCGCTTGACCAGGCGTTGCTGGTCGTCGCTGTCCAGGATCTGGAAGGTCTGGCTCAGCCCGGCCTCCTGCCAATGCGCCCGCAACAAGCGGTGTGCCAGGCCGTGAAAGGTGCCGACCCACATGCCGGCAGGGTTGATGCCCATCAGTTGTTCGATGCGATGGCGCATCTCGGCCGCGGCCTTGTTGGTGAACGTCACCGACAGGATCGAATGGGGCGAGGCGTTCTCGACCTGGATCAACCAGGCGATACGGTGCACCAGCACTCGGGTTTTACCGGAGCCGGCACCGGCCAGGACCAACTGACGACCCACGGAGGCAGCTACGGC
This window encodes:
- the uvrD gene encoding DNA helicase II, which encodes MRDDLSLLLNSLNDAQRQAVAASVGRQLVLAGAGSGKTRVLVHRIAWLIQVENASPHSILSVTFTNKAAAEMRHRIEQLMGINPAGMWVGTFHGLAHRLLRAHWQEAGLSQTFQILDSDDQQRLVKRVIRELGLDEQRWPARQAQWFINGQKDEGLRPQHIQASGDLFLATMRSIYEAYEAACQRAGVIDFSELLLRALDLWRDHPGLLAHYQKRFRHVLVDEFQDTNAVQYAWLRLLAKGGDSLMVVGDDDQSIYGWRGAKIENIHQYSADFPDAEVIRLEQNYRSTAGILKAANALIANNTGRLGKELWTDGGEGEAINLYAAFNEHDEARYVVETIESALKTGLARSDIAILYRSNAQSRVLEEALLRERIPYRIYGGQRFFERAEIKNAMAYLRLIEGRGNDAALERVINVPTRGIGEKTVEAIRDHARHSHVSMWEAMHQLVVNKGMTGRAAGALKAFMDLIEDLAAKCGEMPLHLMTQTVIEQSGLIAYHEAEKGEKGQARVENLEELVSAARNFESTEEDKDLTPLSAFLGHASLEAGDTQADEHEDSIQLMTLHSAKGLEFPYVFLVGMEEGLFPHKMSLEEPGRLEEERRLAYVGITRAMQNLVLTYAETRRLYGSETYNKVSRFVREVPKGLIQEVRLSNSVSRPFGGGQQQSTSSLFGGSDIPETGFSLGQTVRHSVFGDGVILNFEGAGAQARVQVNFSEGSKWLMLGYAKLEAI